In the Oxobacter pfennigii genome, one interval contains:
- the mnmE gene encoding tRNA uridine-5-carboxymethylaminomethyl(34) synthesis GTPase MnmE encodes MHIDDTVAAISTAPGEGGIGIVRLSGENSLDILNKIFVSIKNKDTSDFSTFTMRYGHIIDPSNNEVIDEVIVSFMKAPHTYTKEDVVEINCHGGVVPVKRILEAVLKCGARLAEPGEFTKRAFLNGRIDLSQAEAVIDMIRAKTDSSMNEALKHLEGKLSNKLKAIKDRLVDMMSHVEALIEFPDDDIEELMYGQIENDCLEISKSLEDLIVSSDTGKILREGLNTVIIGKPNVGKSSLLNALLEENRSIVTDIPGTTRDVILEYLNIKGIPINIMDTAGIRNTEDEVEKIGVQRTLEYFNKADLIILMLDYSSELSSEDEEIFNLLGNKNAIVLINKVDLDRKLNISKVKEFVNEKRIINLSVKTGEGLENLKDEIYAMVYKGEVKYQSDVLVTNIRHKDLLIKSRTSLMEAVNTLSRQMPLDLVSIDLKQCVEYIGEITGENVHEDIINRIFSQFCIGK; translated from the coding sequence ATGCATATTGACGATACGGTTGCTGCAATTTCTACTGCACCGGGAGAGGGGGGCATAGGAATTGTAAGGCTGTCGGGAGAAAATTCCCTTGATATTTTAAATAAAATATTTGTAAGCATAAAGAATAAGGATACCTCAGATTTCAGCACCTTTACCATGCGGTACGGACACATAATTGATCCCTCGAACAATGAAGTAATTGATGAAGTAATTGTAAGCTTCATGAAGGCTCCCCATACATATACGAAGGAAGATGTGGTGGAGATAAACTGCCATGGCGGAGTAGTTCCCGTTAAGAGGATACTTGAAGCCGTATTAAAATGCGGTGCCAGGTTAGCCGAGCCGGGAGAATTTACAAAGAGAGCCTTTTTAAACGGCAGGATAGATTTATCCCAGGCAGAAGCCGTTATAGATATGATCCGGGCAAAGACTGACAGCAGCATGAATGAAGCGCTGAAACATCTTGAAGGAAAGCTTTCCAATAAATTAAAAGCAATAAAGGATAGGCTTGTTGATATGATGTCCCATGTAGAAGCCCTCATTGAATTTCCCGATGATGATATAGAGGAATTGATGTATGGTCAGATTGAAAATGACTGCCTTGAAATTTCAAAGTCCCTGGAAGATTTAATAGTTTCTTCTGATACAGGGAAAATTTTAAGGGAGGGATTGAATACCGTTATTATAGGAAAACCCAACGTGGGAAAATCGTCCCTGCTCAATGCATTATTGGAGGAAAACAGGTCAATTGTGACCGACATACCCGGCACTACCAGGGATGTGATTTTAGAATATTTAAATATAAAGGGAATTCCCATAAACATCATGGATACTGCAGGCATAAGGAACACTGAGGATGAGGTTGAAAAAATAGGAGTCCAGCGTACATTGGAATACTTCAATAAAGCCGACCTTATTATTTTGATGCTGGATTATAGCAGCGAGCTAAGCTCTGAGGATGAAGAGATATTTAATTTACTGGGAAATAAAAACGCCATTGTTTTGATAAATAAGGTAGACTTAGACAGGAAGCTTAACATATCAAAGGTAAAGGAATTTGTAAATGAAAAAAGGATAATTAATTTATCGGTAAAAACAGGCGAAGGCCTGGAAAACTTAAAGGATGAGATTTATGCCATGGTTTATAAGGGTGAAGTAAAATATCAGTCTGATGTTCTGGTGACGAACATAAGGCATAAGGACCTTCTTATAAAATCCAGAACATCCCTTATGGAAGCCGTAAACACTCTAAGCCGGCAGATGCCCCTTGATCTGGTATCCATTGATTTAAAGCAATGTGTAGAATACATAGGGGAGATTACGGGAGAAAACGTTCATGAGGATATCATAAACAGGATATTCAGCCAGTTTTGTATAGGAAAGTAG